One Schlesneria paludicola DSM 18645 DNA segment encodes these proteins:
- a CDS encoding bleomycin resistance family protein: MIAHRLTPILNVSNIQQSFEWFEKLGWSKGWDWGVPPTFGGVCSGPCEIFLCENAQGGRGKSDLKTTFGPEGSDAAEKGVWMSIWVDDVDAVHQRCLDQHLDVTWPPTDMPWGVREMHVRHPDGHVFRISRGIDCE, from the coding sequence ATGATCGCTCATCGGCTGACGCCCATTCTGAATGTCTCCAACATCCAACAGAGTTTTGAGTGGTTCGAGAAGCTGGGATGGAGTAAAGGTTGGGACTGGGGAGTTCCCCCGACATTTGGCGGAGTCTGCTCGGGCCCATGCGAGATCTTTCTGTGCGAAAACGCGCAAGGCGGTCGAGGGAAAAGCGACCTCAAGACGACGTTCGGCCCCGAGGGCAGCGATGCCGCGGAAAAAGGCGTCTGGATGTCGATCTGGGTCGACGATGTCGATGCCGTACATCAGCGCTGCCTTGACCAGCACCTTGACGTGACCTGGCCCCCCACCGACATGCCTTGGGGTGTGCGCGAAATGCATGTACGACACCCGGATGGTCACGTTTTTCGAATCAGCCGGGGCATCGACTGCGAGTAG
- a CDS encoding M56 family metallopeptidase, whose product MTILDILWRSLFHASLLCGLVLSVGVVVLWFVRPPADRLRVIQWVLVGCLLAPWLPGISAWKSISLNVLNQGQLQPMTDQDQSSLNNVTTVADLSGPHEDTSTAAIRSVETSHEARPVTSMSSGPPLQSENNNEPRELSRTTTVRPGVPSNVLSQISLILILTYSCIAMAIIGGWIIGLRRRAWIEKTASAAPAELIAKFATMTATGQASIRLLVSDRVTGPMTWGLLRPVIIVPTELIQPVNETQLRWSLAHELSHVERRDVATLLLASLVQLTCYYQPFYWWLRRQMSLCQDFLADAKAADETGTAEDYAEFLVRLARERIQPSLTGSLGIADGKSRLYRRIRFLLNFDGTISSKCSRAVALFSAVVSISFFALLTTISLDAQESQPRAREITQKQPAAQANDSSSSTQADPLDSQSLQKRVENSGATAENLNKIAAFVANQSDDAKLEPGVVTGMLVRSDGSPVADATVILHAGGSNKTKSNGEGLFRLENIRAREYPYPVWAHQGNLISHKVSVSALNQSDPKVAKFTPLLLEMTEGKKASFSVTSEVTNKPIAGANVRFGYPDRRLVTTDEQGIAIVEGLLPEEYQVSIEAAGHARNAPAIDLARTEAVTLFNVRMKPGGVVRGRVVDSTGSPIDGAEVIYRPVGGSYGIHGDAFVTNKDGGFQNSYMPLETPFHLSIQKKGYLDQQQEIIITSDQRTIDVQMTLSPRPTGGSVKGTITDETGNPIADAEIANYGNKSGENRITKSDSEGSFDLHDLFEGFGGDRIIVSAQGFAPQNVGVKLGTADQPGLVNVSLKPGHTIHGRILNEDGTPAKGAMVYVRSPELGIMPGFRLRTADDNGVFEFDSLPADSRFDVTLGEYRPINGVSWKLDSPQPQTVTLSTPGAIRGRVLDELTKQPVKDFRIKLGFSTMPEPSDAMGTYNFSWGEPGQTFKSVKGEFVFTPLTVGFPASLVIEADGYERKAVDRAVATKLSQPELLDIELTPTKPGKRFTLTGQFLDHTGQPVADAQLRLIASTGQPAGPHDNQFNWVLIDSGQLGQKPYCVQFLSGTTNAEGRFEFKQIQSGNYLQLAYWGAGVPKGKSLNFGKSVAGGRDDVTIDLPAPARIEGTIDRSKLADAESIDLYLNTHDFHHYRLKLKPDQKTFAFEDLPAGQYQVTVVSKAESFTENGNTFYRNPQLAVRQVRLKEGQSEQIEFLEPIKK is encoded by the coding sequence ATGACGATCCTCGACATTCTGTGGCGCAGTCTCTTCCACGCATCTCTCCTTTGTGGACTCGTCCTGTCTGTTGGAGTTGTTGTTCTGTGGTTTGTGCGGCCGCCCGCTGATCGGCTGCGCGTGATTCAGTGGGTCCTGGTGGGATGCCTGCTCGCACCGTGGCTTCCGGGGATTTCCGCCTGGAAATCGATCTCGTTGAATGTGCTGAATCAGGGGCAGTTGCAACCCATGACTGACCAGGACCAGTCGTCGCTCAACAACGTCACAACAGTCGCTGACTTGAGTGGTCCGCATGAGGACACTTCGACAGCGGCCATCAGGTCCGTCGAAACATCACACGAAGCCCGGCCGGTGACCAGTATGTCATCGGGGCCACCCCTGCAAAGCGAGAACAACAACGAGCCGCGCGAGTTGTCGCGAACGACGACCGTTAGACCGGGCGTCCCGTCGAATGTGTTGTCTCAAATTTCCCTGATCTTGATTCTCACCTATTCCTGCATTGCGATGGCGATCATTGGCGGGTGGATCATTGGATTGCGTCGCCGCGCCTGGATCGAAAAAACAGCCAGTGCAGCTCCAGCGGAATTGATCGCGAAATTTGCCACAATGACCGCAACCGGTCAGGCCTCGATTCGATTGCTGGTCAGTGACCGAGTCACCGGCCCCATGACGTGGGGTCTGTTGCGCCCCGTGATTATTGTTCCAACGGAGTTGATCCAGCCGGTCAACGAAACGCAACTGCGATGGAGTCTGGCGCACGAATTGTCACACGTGGAACGACGCGATGTGGCGACGCTGCTGTTGGCCTCGCTGGTCCAGCTGACCTGTTATTACCAGCCGTTTTATTGGTGGTTGCGGCGACAGATGAGTCTTTGCCAGGACTTTCTGGCAGACGCCAAAGCCGCCGACGAAACCGGGACCGCAGAAGACTACGCGGAATTCCTGGTGCGGCTGGCGAGGGAGCGGATTCAACCTAGCCTGACGGGATCCTTGGGCATCGCGGACGGAAAATCGCGCCTGTATCGCCGAATCCGCTTTCTGCTCAATTTCGACGGAACGATTTCATCAAAGTGCAGCCGTGCTGTCGCCCTCTTCAGCGCGGTCGTGTCGATTTCCTTCTTCGCATTGCTCACCACAATCAGCCTGGATGCGCAAGAGAGTCAGCCACGCGCCCGTGAGATCACTCAGAAACAACCGGCGGCTCAAGCGAACGACTCATCATCGTCCACTCAAGCTGATCCCTTGGATTCACAGAGCTTACAAAAGCGTGTGGAGAACTCCGGTGCCACGGCAGAGAATTTGAACAAGATCGCGGCATTTGTTGCGAATCAGTCCGACGATGCGAAGCTGGAACCGGGCGTCGTGACAGGGATGCTGGTTCGAAGCGACGGAAGTCCCGTGGCGGATGCCACGGTGATTTTGCACGCAGGCGGCAGCAATAAAACCAAGTCGAATGGCGAGGGATTGTTTCGGCTGGAAAACATTCGAGCGAGAGAATACCCCTATCCGGTGTGGGCGCATCAGGGGAATTTGATTTCGCACAAGGTGTCGGTCAGTGCGTTGAATCAGTCAGACCCAAAAGTCGCGAAATTCACGCCACTGCTCCTGGAAATGACCGAAGGAAAAAAGGCCAGCTTCTCAGTGACTTCCGAAGTCACGAACAAGCCGATTGCTGGGGCGAATGTTCGTTTCGGCTATCCTGATCGGCGGTTAGTGACCACGGATGAACAAGGCATTGCGATCGTGGAAGGATTGCTGCCAGAAGAATACCAGGTTTCCATTGAAGCCGCGGGGCACGCCCGAAATGCCCCCGCGATCGATTTGGCTCGTACCGAAGCGGTGACATTATTCAATGTCAGGATGAAGCCGGGGGGGGTCGTTCGCGGTCGCGTCGTGGACTCAACGGGCAGCCCCATCGATGGCGCCGAGGTGATCTATCGGCCGGTGGGCGGCTCATACGGGATCCACGGCGATGCCTTTGTGACCAATAAGGATGGTGGCTTTCAAAACTCGTACATGCCGCTGGAGACACCCTTTCATCTGTCGATTCAGAAAAAAGGTTATTTAGATCAACAGCAGGAGATCATCATCACGTCCGATCAGCGAACCATTGATGTCCAGATGACACTCTCACCCCGTCCGACGGGCGGGTCGGTGAAAGGGACTATCACCGATGAGACAGGAAATCCCATCGCCGATGCGGAGATCGCCAACTATGGAAACAAATCCGGCGAAAACCGAATCACCAAATCCGATTCGGAGGGATCGTTTGATCTTCACGATCTGTTTGAAGGCTTCGGGGGTGATCGAATCATCGTGTCGGCACAGGGGTTTGCCCCGCAAAATGTCGGCGTCAAATTGGGAACCGCAGATCAACCGGGGCTGGTCAACGTCTCGCTGAAACCGGGCCACACGATCCATGGCCGAATTCTGAATGAAGACGGGACACCGGCCAAGGGAGCGATGGTATACGTTCGAAGTCCAGAGCTTGGAATAATGCCAGGATTTCGCCTTCGCACGGCGGATGACAACGGGGTATTTGAGTTTGACTCACTTCCCGCGGACTCCCGTTTCGATGTCACGCTGGGTGAGTATCGCCCGATCAATGGGGTTTCCTGGAAACTGGACAGCCCCCAGCCGCAGACCGTCACGCTTTCAACTCCGGGTGCCATACGTGGACGAGTCTTGGATGAACTCACCAAGCAACCCGTGAAAGATTTTCGGATCAAGCTGGGCTTCAGCACCATGCCAGAACCCTCCGACGCGATGGGAACCTACAATTTTAGCTGGGGTGAGCCAGGGCAGACATTCAAATCCGTAAAAGGCGAATTTGTGTTCACGCCTTTGACGGTCGGCTTTCCCGCGAGCCTCGTGATCGAAGCAGATGGATACGAACGAAAGGCCGTCGATCGCGCCGTCGCAACGAAACTCAGTCAGCCGGAACTGCTCGACATCGAACTGACGCCGACGAAGCCTGGAAAGCGATTCACATTAACAGGGCAATTTCTGGATCATACAGGTCAGCCCGTTGCCGACGCCCAATTGCGTTTGATTGCCTCCACAGGCCAACCCGCAGGCCCCCATGACAATCAGTTCAACTGGGTCTTGATCGACTCAGGCCAGTTAGGTCAGAAACCGTATTGTGTTCAATTCTTGTCGGGAACCACGAATGCCGAAGGTCGGTTTGAATTCAAGCAGATTCAGTCCGGAAACTACCTACAGCTGGCCTACTGGGGGGCAGGAGTTCCGAAAGGTAAATCGCTGAATTTCGGAAAATCGGTCGCAGGCGGACGGGATGACGTCACGATTGACCTTCCGGCACCGGCTCGCATTGAAGGCACCATCGATCGGTCGAAACTCGCGGACGCCGAATCGATTGATCTCTATCTGAACACGCATGATTTTCATCACTATCGATTGAAGCTCAAACCCGATCAGAAGACATTCGCCTTCGAAGATCTGCCGGCCGGTCAGTATCAAGTGACCGTCGTGTCCAAGGCCGAATCGTTCACCGAAAACGGCAATACATTTTATCGAAACCCGCAACTGGCGGTTCGGCAGGTCCGGTTGAAGGAAGGACAGTCTGAGCAGATTGAGTTCCTGGAACCAATCAAGAAGTAG
- a CDS encoding BlaI/MecI/CopY family transcriptional regulator, which yields MSPSPTDREMEILKVLWELGEGSVRDVHERLASKSGLHFNTIQTQLRIMDEKGLVSHRQDGRTFLYKPNCSREQVSSQFLHKVFDGALAQLVLCMLNAEQINAKELQDIEQLIADSRKRKQTRGRNKGDAK from the coding sequence ATGAGCCCCAGTCCCACTGACCGCGAGATGGAGATCTTGAAAGTGCTTTGGGAATTGGGTGAGGGATCAGTTCGGGACGTTCACGAACGACTCGCTTCCAAATCCGGACTGCACTTCAACACGATTCAGACGCAGCTTCGGATCATGGACGAAAAAGGGCTGGTCAGCCATCGGCAGGACGGACGGACGTTTCTGTACAAACCCAACTGCTCGCGCGAGCAAGTGTCGTCTCAGTTCCTGCACAAAGTCTTTGACGGCGCGTTGGCTCAGCTTGTGCTGTGCATGCTCAATGCAGAACAGATCAACGCGAAGGAACTGCAGGACATTGAACAACTGATCGCCGATTCGCGAAAACGGAAGCAGACGCGCGGTCGCAACAAAGGAGACGCAAAATGA
- a CDS encoding DUF4159 domain-containing protein: MYSSRILRISVMLMVLMSRTIVLPHDGRVFAEDLSREMVKRSIERGLRYLISAQHPSGAWNRLNPDCVGISSLCVLALLNGGMSVDDPEVSRGLQFLRSCTSNNIGGENETYQTSLLIMALVAAKQPRDVEAIRMVASRLEAGQSYGGVQGGWAYSLPNNPRYGGGDESNTQFAVLGLREAYRAGYIADPQTWEHIREYWIRRQNQDGGWGYGGFRGMDRAPSKGSLTVSGVASLAIAQQMLMTDKGVARDGTPPCCEEPEVNMPLLQGMDWLSRYFSVRKNPGTRGQDHILYYFYGVERAGRLSGQRFFGEHDWYREGAARLLVLQRADGQWIGAGEGETNPLVATSFSLLFLSKGLAPVLINKLKYGPRHPNNPDFVVANDWNRHSHDVRNLADMISELPKWPKLLTTQELDLRRAVKTDGLAALQQAPVLFITGSKRLSLTNDEISLIKDYVSQGGFILASPSCGDVDFETSFRELVAKLLPDGDGTLRLLTADHPVYRSEFLLGADDVPLWGADFGCRTSIIYTPEDLGCLWNYWAKYDPPGRNPRLKKKIDRATSVGVNVIAYFTGREPPEKLSNRDVVAKSGTLDEVERGLLQIAQIKHDGTWNAAPGAVRNLLLALNETVGLSASMKQRTLSLADKNIFRYPILFMHGRNRFTVPAEERQQLKRYLDRGGVLVADACCGAKPFDESFRELVTALYPDRKLDRIPVTHELFSEKVGQDIQRLNRRGSDDHVAAGEGLPVVFAEPVLEGIEVDGRYSMIYSKYDISCALSGQDYAGCEGYPPEDAVKLGTNIILYSMLQNLRLQTKEKPPE; encoded by the coding sequence ATGTATTCCTCCCGAATACTGCGAATCAGCGTGATGCTGATGGTTTTGATGTCACGCACGATCGTCTTACCCCACGATGGTCGGGTGTTTGCCGAAGATCTGTCGCGCGAAATGGTGAAACGCTCAATCGAGCGTGGGCTCCGATATCTCATCAGCGCGCAGCATCCTAGCGGTGCCTGGAACAGGCTCAATCCAGACTGCGTGGGAATCTCCAGCTTATGTGTGCTCGCACTTTTGAACGGGGGAATGTCGGTCGACGATCCCGAGGTGAGCCGCGGATTGCAATTCTTGAGAAGCTGTACCTCGAACAACATTGGGGGAGAGAACGAGACGTATCAGACGTCGCTGCTGATCATGGCGCTGGTCGCAGCCAAGCAACCCCGCGACGTCGAAGCGATTCGAATGGTCGCCAGTCGACTCGAGGCTGGGCAGTCGTACGGCGGGGTTCAGGGAGGGTGGGCGTACTCACTACCCAACAATCCCCGTTACGGCGGAGGTGATGAAAGCAACACGCAGTTCGCCGTGCTGGGACTGCGTGAGGCGTATCGTGCGGGATACATCGCCGATCCACAAACCTGGGAACATATTCGTGAATACTGGATCAGACGTCAGAACCAGGATGGTGGATGGGGATACGGTGGATTTCGAGGTATGGATCGGGCCCCAAGCAAAGGAAGTTTGACCGTTTCAGGAGTGGCATCGCTGGCAATTGCCCAGCAGATGCTCATGACCGACAAGGGGGTTGCCAGAGATGGCACTCCTCCCTGCTGCGAAGAACCTGAGGTCAACATGCCACTACTGCAGGGTATGGATTGGTTGTCACGGTACTTCAGTGTGCGAAAGAATCCGGGAACCCGCGGCCAGGATCACATTCTGTATTACTTCTACGGAGTTGAAAGGGCAGGGCGGCTGTCGGGGCAGCGTTTCTTTGGTGAGCATGATTGGTATCGCGAGGGCGCCGCGCGTCTGCTCGTGCTCCAAAGGGCAGATGGTCAGTGGATCGGAGCAGGGGAAGGCGAGACCAACCCGCTTGTTGCCACCAGCTTTTCCTTGCTGTTTCTTTCCAAAGGCCTTGCGCCGGTTCTGATCAATAAGTTGAAGTACGGTCCGCGCCATCCTAACAATCCCGATTTCGTGGTCGCCAATGACTGGAACCGACATTCTCACGATGTACGTAATCTGGCGGACATGATCAGCGAACTGCCGAAATGGCCCAAGTTGCTCACGACGCAGGAACTCGATCTCCGCCGTGCCGTCAAGACAGATGGCCTCGCCGCGCTTCAGCAAGCGCCCGTCCTGTTTATCACCGGATCGAAACGACTCTCGCTGACGAATGACGAAATCAGTCTGATCAAGGACTATGTCAGCCAGGGGGGCTTCATTCTTGCCAGCCCTTCATGTGGTGATGTCGACTTCGAAACAAGCTTTCGCGAACTGGTCGCGAAGCTCTTGCCAGACGGTGATGGAACGCTCCGACTGCTCACCGCCGACCATCCTGTTTATCGGAGCGAATTTCTGCTGGGGGCCGACGATGTTCCACTTTGGGGAGCCGATTTCGGCTGTCGAACGTCCATCATTTATACTCCTGAAGATCTCGGTTGTTTGTGGAACTATTGGGCGAAGTACGATCCGCCCGGTCGAAATCCGCGTTTGAAAAAGAAGATCGACCGTGCCACATCCGTTGGCGTGAACGTCATTGCCTACTTCACGGGACGCGAACCTCCAGAAAAACTTTCGAACCGGGACGTTGTGGCGAAATCGGGAACGCTCGATGAAGTCGAACGCGGACTGCTTCAGATCGCCCAGATCAAACATGATGGAACCTGGAATGCGGCCCCCGGAGCCGTGCGAAATCTCCTCTTGGCCTTAAACGAGACGGTTGGCCTTTCGGCTTCAATGAAGCAGCGCACTCTCTCACTGGCCGATAAGAACATCTTCCGTTACCCCATTCTCTTCATGCACGGTCGTAATCGGTTCACGGTTCCGGCGGAAGAACGGCAACAGTTGAAGCGGTACCTCGATCGCGGGGGCGTCTTGGTGGCGGATGCATGTTGTGGGGCGAAACCGTTTGATGAGTCCTTCCGTGAACTGGTCACGGCCCTTTATCCCGATCGAAAGCTCGACCGCATTCCGGTCACGCACGAACTATTTTCCGAAAAGGTCGGACAAGATATCCAGCGACTCAACCGTCGTGGCTCTGACGATCATGTCGCCGCGGGAGAGGGCTTGCCCGTCGTTTTTGCCGAGCCCGTTCTCGAGGGAATCGAAGTTGATGGCCGGTATTCGATGATTTACAGCAAGTACGACATCAGTTGTGCCTTGTCAGGCCAAGACTACGCCGGCTGCGAAGGGTATCCGCCGGAAGATGCGGTAAAGTTGGGCACGAACATCATCCTCTATTCGATGCTCCAAAACCTGCGACTGCAGACGAAAGAGAAGCCCCCGGAGTGA